Part of the Carassius auratus strain Wakin chromosome 8, ASM336829v1, whole genome shotgun sequence genome is shown below.
gGGAGACCCAAcaaagttaatatttattttttagcaatttCAATAGGTGTACCTGTTAAAATATTTGGTGTGACCTcaagatatatattttaacacattGCCCATTCTAGATTATTAAAAagggtaaaatatatttattattaagttatatatatatatatatattctgatctAAATGATGGTCAACCTGCAATACAATAATTGTGTTTTTTCACCTCAACTAATTTTGTAGACATTTTTGCCCTCCCACATCAAAATAccttaagtaaaaataaattaaactaatgtACACCATTGATCATTTTAATGACTTTGCGATGAAAGCACCATGATCCAAACTTAaagggggcagctgtggcctaatggttagagagccggactagttACCACAAGGTCGCTGGttcaagtctcggtgctggcaggagttgtaggtgggagggagttaatgaacagtGTTATCTTcaaccctcaatacccatgaatgaagtgcccttgagcaaaggcactgaacccccagaaGCTTcccgggtgctggatatatacctgcccactgctttgggtgtgtgttcacttctcactgcggtgtgttcacttggatgggttaaatgcagagcaccaattccaaatatgggtaaccatacttggcaaatgtcacgactttcaaaTGCAATAGGACTACTATTTTTCCTGgagttttttcaaataaaacaaagactttCATTCCACTTCAACATGTCCATTCATGTTAATCTACAATAAACTTTCTGAATCTCAGTCTCATACGTGGCCTTGTTATTTATACATTGAAATATAGCATTTATTACAACGTTAGTTTAACATTTAAGTGAGATGCTACTAGATTTGCCtttatttcaaaacacaaaagTAGACCACTATTTAAAACGCTTTACTACAACGCCCCCTCCCCCGTGCAATTCGTCACACTCTATACGCAAGTCGTCCAATCAGCAGCCGAAGTGAGTATATTTAAAGAAGAAGTCCCGGCCACTATCAGCTGTCACCTGAAGATATCCATACGCGGAGGTAAACACTGGGGCGGAGCGAGTCAGTTGACGGTTTCGAGCGCATGCTGTTAGCAGAAGTGTGTTTAAAGATACAGAGAActcataaagtttttaaaattacagtaaaccGTGTGGAACACACGTAGTATTTCTGTAAAGTTTTCACGTAATCGTACAACTCGACATTGCCTTTGAACTTGACAAAAACCGGACTTCCTTGAACATATAAAGATTTGAGTCTTTCATTTTATATAACACCTCATTATAAGTAATCTGTAAATAACTGAACAGTTCGAACTTTCGTTTGAATGCAGCGTAAATGTGAGGAGTATGTGTAGtttgtttcttgagcattaatAGCGCCTGTACTAATGTAAACGAATAACAACGTATTTCCAAGCTGTGGTTATTAAGCATATATAAGGCAAACGGTTTaaattatgcaacaataaacgGTAAATATCAAGGCCGAATTTGTCCCTTTAAATTGGTTATTCAAAGCTACAAATGAGTGggcaccactgatctatatatataactatctATATTTTAGATCAGTGGTGGACACGCTAGCTTTGTCTCTAGATTTTTGAGCGGATGTGGTCTCAACCTAAGAGCAGTCACGTCAcggagagtgtgtgtatgtgcgcgcgcgtgtgtgtgtgtgtgttgattgttCGTGTTGTTCAAGTGTTAGCCGGACTGGGGGGAGTAAGGACGGACAGACCGTGTTGAAGATCCCAGGAAGTTCTGTCTACGCTTCGCTGAGCGACTCGATTCTGCTCCGGAACCGGACCTGCAGGATGACCCAGCGGGGCCCGTCCGAGTTTACCCCACCGCCCGAGTGTCCGGTGTTCGAGCCCAGTTGGGAGGAATTTGCAGACCCGTTTGCGTTTATCAATAAAATCCGACCCATTGCCGAGAAAACCGGTATCTGCAAGGTTCGACCGCCGCCGGTGAGTACTGTCCGGACGGTCTGAACCGGGTCGGATCTGCGGAGTGATTCAGAGTTCGGTTTAAAGGGAAAGGTCTCAATATGGCGGCGCAGTGACAGCGCTGCCGAACCGCTTTGTGTGTAGCTATAGGAATCATATGCGAAATAACGTCGTCCAGGGTCCGCGAGCGTGTTATAACTACTTTCTGGTCTCTGAGCGTGTAGTTCACGGCTGGCTCGGTTCTAGTGCTGGATTAAACGTCACGTTTACTTGCACTTTAGTTTGCAGATTGTCAGTGTTAATCGTTAATACATAATACTGTTTATCTCTTTATATTTGTATCATGTATATTGAATTATTAGTACTGGTGTAGTTGCTTCTGCATCTTTAGTGACATTGACGACCCATCATTTCCTCATCACtggaataaaaacacttttaatgaGTTCCGTGTACTTTTAAGTATAATTTAATGtcgacaaacagacaaaaaccatAAAGAGACTAAGAGATATGCCAATGCGGAAATAAACATTTCCTTTCATTTTCACCATACCACATTGACTatacatatagcctatatatactatataaacttgagatttgtttatattttattgcattaggcTATTACCTCAATGAGAAGAGTGTGttaatataaactaataataCCATCATTATATAGTTATATCATCTTATTCTGGTCCGAACGAACGCATTCTGTTGCGGATTAGAGaataatgcaattaattaattactgttTATACCTAGCAACTAAATATAGTTCACATATTAGCGAAATGATCCGGCTCAGCCTTTCGGTGTTAATCTGAATCCGAGTCCCTGACTCCCGAATCTGTCTAAACCAGTTTGTAGGGTTTCGGTGGCTCTGATGGCGTCTTTATGTGAGTGAACATTAGACAAGCCCAGTGCCAcgaatattataatttattcatcTCTGAATATGGTTTTGTGTGCCTGAGAGAACCGAATATTGTACTTTACAATCGTATATattatagacatttaaaacacatttttggttTATAGCCAAATTTAGGTACCatgttattttaaatgctgtttaacGTTACTTGATTGTTGAAAATTCTCGCTCCGTATGTTGTGTCCATGATCAAACCGCTGCTTCTGATCTGATTCTGATCTGATTCTGGCGTCGGGTTTGATGTGAATTCGACTTCTGATGAGAATCTATTAAACTCGCAGCTACGTGACGTGATTCACGCTTGAGGGTGGCAGCTGAGAGAAAGCGTAATTACGTGAAACAAGCGATGATTAACTGGCAAAATATATCAAGCATCATTAAAGGACGACGGCTTCGTATCAGTGACGATAATTAATATCCAAAGAAGTGATGTTTTGATGGGGTTTTTAATCTCGCAAGGGTTTAAAGCTGAGAACGTTTTCAAATGGCCTCTTGCTTTCCAACACCATCATAGACGCGCACTGTATTCTGGCACGTTTTAAAGTATTTGGACCGTGTGAACGATTCACAGGCTCGGTTCGGCTCACGAGCTGGTCCCGGACCTTAATGTAACTGTATGGATACCCTCGGGCCGGGCTTGTCCTCCATGTTGCGAGCAATGTAGTGAATGAACCATCTGGCCATTTTGTGTCTTTCTGTAACTATGCTGCCTGAACAGCAACAGGAAATAATTTGGGTAAATGGATTTAATATGCACAGAAATTACCTTAATTTTCTTGATTATGTGTAGCTGATGTAAAATATATGGATTGTGGTGAATATCGTTCGTAATGTAAGGCACAAATCATCTTATTACAGTGGTTTGTTGTACAGACTCTCAATGGTGTGCCTTTGGATATGCAATTTATGTGttatgaggcaaaaaaaaaagtaagctcCGAATAAAACACTTTTCATGTGATTACATAATCACactattattatgaatgtatGAAAGTAACAACTACGGTTGAATTCTGAAGCTTAAATGTAAGGTTTTGAAGCTCATtttaattgtgatattatatCCTGAGGTGACTTTTGGCTAagaaagggtaacactttattgaTCCCAAAGAGGGTAATGTCTGTCTCAGTAATCAAACTATTAATTACATTGTGTGTATCTGGAGACACGATTGCATATGTGTTGCTGTTTTTCTGAATGCAGTTGTAAGCATGTGGTTATGGAGGCCGGAGACAGAAAATGTGTTAAACTTGGTCTGAAAAGGTTTATTTTAGGTGATTGAGCTGAACGAAAACCACAGTTTCCACCGTTTAAGCCATCTTCAGCAGGTTGCATGTGAGTGAATGTGTGCTTTTAGTTTGCATTTAGCCCCTGTTAAGCAGACACACATTCACAAGATTCTAGACCACAGAGACCACTGGAACACACAGTTCCAGTCACATCTGAGCAGGTTCAGGTCCCTTCAATTCATTTTATGAatgcaaagaaaatatttaacaatagtaTGTAACCTGATTAAAATGGCTCAGGCAATATGTATTGTTCCAACCATGTGTATCTACTTGCTGTTTGTGTAGATAATTGTGTGTGTCCGTTAAAATTATCAGTGTCCAGTACCTCAGTATAAAAGTCTTCTCTAATAAAACGCGAAAAACAGTCCACCACCTAATCAAAATCtcttttgtgtgcatgtatgtgtgttaaCACATTGTTGATGAATTCACATCACAAACCTGCAAAGCCTGAATttagaaaatcataaaaataaaaatgatgtcttTCATTAAGCCTCTATTGTTTTTaccatgtttgtgtttctgaccCCAGTAATAATGAGTTAAAGGCTCAACTCAAGGACACATAATGCTGTTTAGAGTTGCAGTTTAATGGGGCTGAAGTctgtttttgtgaatatttgtGATGTAGCTTTGCTAGAAATATAAATAGAATGCACTGGACTGTACAACTTGTTCAGTGATCCCCACTGGATGTCACAGATTGATTTTGGTGTAAAATTATGGCGTTGGATATTGAAGTTAAATATATTCAGAAATcaagccatttaaagtgtaagtTCACTAATTGTTTGCttgctgtgttgtgtgtgtgtgtgtgtatttgtttaggaTTGGCAGCCTCCATTTGCATGTGACGTTGACAGACTTCATTTTACTCCACGAATCCAGAGGCTCAACGAGCTTGAGGTAATTTTACAATTTTGCTTCGAGCTAGAAGCTAGTTTGCACAAATTTGCctatatgatattttaaaatatctccaCAAATATAGTGAGACATGCTGAAATCTAACTTGCGAGATCATCTGAAGTGCTTACTGTTTGAAAAAACTCATAAATCAGTCAAATCATTTGATGATATCAACAGGTTTGTCACAGGGTTAAGTCTAGGGTCAGGGTTTAGCAAATATCACCTCTGTTGGAAAGCAATTGTCTAGATGAGATAATATAGTGAAACTGAAGGCTTGTGCTTTGTAAAGTCAATGGTCACAGTCTTGTCAGAAGAATTTGGGTCTGGCTTTTGAAATGGCTGATATTTAAATAACACCATCTCTGAGATGCTTAATAATTAACATGCACCATTCACAATTTTGCTGtatcttattttctctttttcttggcTCTTCCATTACCCTCCCCCTTTCTTACAGGCTCAAACAAGAGTTAAACTCAACTTCTTGGACCAAATTGCCAAGTTTTGGGAACTACAAGGATGCACACTTAAAATTCCACATGTGGAGCGGAAGATCCTCGATCTGTACCAGCTCAACAAAGTGAGTGAGTCTGTCATTCAGGCTTCTTTATTGGACTGGACAAGTTAGGCCTCATCACTTATGACTCTGTTCAGTATTTTTAGTTGAAACCTGTTACTCATCTCTGTATGAGTCACAGAGTAATTCATGTAACCACTGAGTTCTTTTTTTATTGACCAAGCGAAACAAAAGCATTGAATGTTTATAATGGTTCTTGCAATGAAGTCCAACACTTTCTTTCTCAATCTGCCAGTTGGTTGCAGAGNNNNNNNNNNNNNNNNNNNNNNNNNNNNNNNNNNNNNNNNNNNNNNNNNNNNNNNNNNNNNNNNNNNNNNNNNNNNNNNNNNNNNNNNNNNNNNNNNNNNTCTGTTGTCTGACATTCAGGAACCAGCACATATGAGGAGGCCGCAGCATACATCCAGTGCCAGTTTGAGGATCTGAACCGAAGAAAGGACACAAAGGAGATCTACACACACTTCACTTGTGCCACGGACACAAAGAACGTACAGTTTGTGTTTGACGCGGTCACTGATGTCATTATCAAGAATAACCTCATAGAGTGTGGCCTCTATTGAAGCAGAAGGTAAGTGCAGCGAAAGAGAAAAGGGCCTCCAGAAGAGAATATGAGGAACTCAGTGGAGTGTTTTCACAAtgtacttgttttttttctaaatgtagaATATAAAAGCATACATATTGAAACCCAAAGACCCCTGGTAATTGTAAAAGCATGAAATGTGGTCCATTGACAtgtgtttcatatattttatcattattaataagacatgtttttttatttacagttattcGTGGAAGGTTTCAGTGACTGGGTGTTCCTGGTTTTGTCAGTTTCCTCTGTTGGTGAATAAGCGAGAGAGACTTCCTCCCCACTGCATGCACTCTTCACGCTAAATGCAGTACCTATGCCCGTGGACATTTTGTTCCCATATCATTCTTAATGACAATCTGTTATGGACATTATATCTTTGCCACTTCCTtgtagtcattattttattgccAATACAGCTTCATTCTGTTCATTTTTTGAATCCTCTGTAGGTATTACATAAAACCACTATGCATAGATCATAATCCACAATATACAGTAATATGTGTCAACAAACTAACCTCAGTTGaatcaaatatcttttttttcttttcttttttttaacacagcAAGATTATGATCTGAGTGCTTTTAATAACAATGGATCAGTTCTTATGGGAAAGTTAATATTTTGCCAGGTTTTTCATAGCAATTACTTAGCTAACTTATACATTTTCAAGTTTGCACACTTCATACTTAAGAATTATTGgtttatattgtgttatattattgTCATACCTTTAGTAATTGACAGCTCAGTCACACAGCAACTGTACACTGTTTATTTTTTCACTCATCAAACATGGATCACtttatataacactttatatACGGTAACTCACTATGATGGTATTTCTAAAAAGTATCCCAGTAAAGGTGTGAACAAAAGTTTTTCTCACAGATACATCTCTGAATGGTTCAGAAACAATGACTCTCTGTATGGTCAAGACCACATGGGAACAAATGCCACGAAAACAGAACACGATGGCCAGATTTGCATTTTTGGATGGAGTACAGATTTGACAAGACTTGTTTGATGGTGCTTTTGTTTAATCCTTGGATTTCAGTATTTTTAAGCAAACTGACACGATGTGATCTGGTTTTTAATACCTGTATTTAATATGACAAGTGTTGACATAAGTCAGATGTTGCTTCCAGAACATACCAAACAGCCAGAGTTAGCTGCATGTGCAAGAAAGATATTAtccatatattatgtaaaaagtaTGGTATTCCATTTCCGGTACATTCATGAACTCGGTCTGGATTTATGCATCAACCTGTGATTTCTTTTCTATATTActgtgcattattttatttaaactatttcaGCTATTCGAAACATGAAAAGTGCAAATGAACAACTAACTTTAATGAGAGCACTGAATCACTAATATGCTAATAACCtggtttgtttaataataataaaacaacttttattgagtattatttaaaatctgttttgttttatgcACTTGTCTAATCATATGTAACTCTCCAAAGTATAATGTCAACAATTGCTACAGTTTTGAGAAAATTCATATATTATCAAATTACCTTTGTTAAGGAAACACATAGTATATGCATAAAAAATGATCAGAAAAAGATCTACAACACTTGGGTTGAAAATAATCTTTTAATTTTAGTCCAACGAGGAAGTTGGactaataataattgcattattattgcattattattaataattctgaCTAATAATCATACCAAAACGTATTTcatttgtcttgttttaatgAGACTTTTTATCTGATCTAATTCTTCAAATGTGTAATTGCCATTTTTGGATCTTTTATATCCTACTATTCCAGTTGTTTCTCTGAAGGTGCCTGTGActctaaatatgtatatatggtGTAGTCTCACAAATTTTTCAATATCTTTACTACTCATTTCTGCTGTCATGAAGACACCTCTTTTTGATAATATAATACTCTTAGCAAAAAGAGTGTTTTGTACTCTGGTTCATTCAAAATTAGCTCTGATACCAAGGGTCTGTGTTTTAAAATCCCAATTAAAACAATTAAGGTCAGTGTTTTGAGAAGGTGCCACAATTACAGTAGCACTAATAGCCAGCCATTTGCAGCACACGATAGTAATTCAACACCAGCAACCAGTGAAATTGATGCAAGTCTTTATTTCATGTGCCTACATTAACATTCCAGAACATCTCCACGAATTCATAACTCTGGTTTTAAACAAAGCAACGTGCCATTCTAGAATTTTCACTTGTTACTGTAACACtgtatcataaatatatagatgtatgtctccatatacattttatatagaaTCTTTTTTCCTACTCTTATTTACAAAACATACTGCCCTACTGTATTTGGGCTGAAAAAGAAACGTCTTTCATATATTGTGTGAGCTGGCAGACTTCAAACAAAAGTTTGAATCTCTCAAAAGGAAACCAGATGCTGTACATATAAGAATGTTTCTAATTGCTACCAAGGGATCTGATAGGGCCCCACTTCAGTTTCTTTGATACAGCATCatttaattgcattatatttacttttctttttctggaaatgaatggagaaaaaaaaaaacatctaacagTGAAACCTCTATAAGGTTTAACATTAAACACATTGAGAGGAAGCTTCTCCACAAGCATCCAATAACTCATAGCATCAAAGTCCCCTTTCTTTGGTAATCCTTCTCTCGTCTCTACTAGTGGTTTGACAGGGCAGAGTCCATTAGTCTAATCTGGATCTAGTCTCTGAGGGTTGGTTAAGTTTTTTGAGGTTGTTTTTTTGGCCGGGGATCCACTGACCACACTTGACTGCTTGCTGTAGAGTTCACCTTTGTGCCACTGTGGATATTCTTTTGTTACTGTAGCAACTTCGCCAGAGTAAATCCAATCGTGCTGGTGGGGATAGGGCAGAAAGATCtgaaaagaaatgttttaaagtcaattattaaaaaaattattgttgaaattattttatagaaCACTCTGAAATCCATCTGCACTGGAAGTCTGGAAGTGTTATGCCATCTAAATATGTTTACTACCATGGACCATGCTGATGTTAGAagtatagataataaaaaaactacTACTACTGAAGTGATGGGAGTTATTTACTTATATAATGTTTCGTTTGCATCCAGTGTAGATGGAGTAAGAATCTGCTTTGCAATTTTAGGGAACATACCTTTGAAAAGTAGATTGTGTTTAGAAGAGACCGCAGTCCTTAAGGTTTTCTTTTATGATAATATCTGTCACAGCGTTGAACACGATCTCGACGTTCTTTGTGTCCGTGGCACAGGTCATGTGTGCATAGATCTCCTTCACTCCCTTCTTCATGTTCAGATCTTGAAATTGAGTCTTGATGTAGTTGCTGGCGTCTTCATATGTGTTTGGACCTGTAAAATCAGGATATTCAGCATCATATTTGCTAGGCATATTGTTAAGACTGTTGTACATTTGTATTTACAGTTCCATTACCACCAAGTGTTTGCTATGAGGTATGATGGTCATACTGTTGAAGATGAAAAatcatttcattatttacttcttatttactaatcatttaatttatttactatttactttatttatcttCTGTTGAGAGGAATTTCTGAAGAATATTCTGATGACTATTTCAGTATAATGATGTGATTGACAAGTTACACAAtgcaaaagcaaaataaaagatccaTACCAGCCGTAGGGAGCCACACCAGAAGCATACTGAATTTAAATCATGATTCATTATGCACTGGTACCCATTGTGAACAGTTGAATAGTTCATTgagtttattaaaaaatgaaatattcaaaaCAATTATTCATTTGTCTCATGAATGTGCCAAGGAGAGCTACAGCAAGGGCAAATCAAGATTaccaacttaaattaaattacagtttaacggTGGTGTGTTTATTTTTATCGAGACCTCACTCACCATCATAGTCAGGAAAACAGATACTCAGGTGGACTTTCTTGATCTTCTCCTGGAAAAGATCTTTCTTGTTGAGGAAAAGCACAATGGAAGTTGTGGCGAAGAACCTGTGGTTGCAGATACTGTTGAAGAGATGGAGACTCTCATGCATGCGGTTCTGGGGGAAACGTGGAAAATAAGAAAACGGTATAAGTTGAGATGCACTGGTAATGCTTAATAGAGCAGCATCAAGTCCATCGATTGGTCTCTGTGATATTTGTTCTTTGCTGATTAAAAAGATGTGTAAGGACTGCTCTCCACTCTGCAATGCCATTGAAGAACAATTTGTGGTTCCACAAAGAATGTTTCAGTGAGGCAatttttaaaagaaccatttttcttagtgtgaagaacatgtTAAGAAAAACTCAAAAGAACCTTATTCCTCTATAAAGAATCTTGTTCAATCAAAAGATTCCATAGATGTTAAAGGTTAAAGATGAGCACTTACCACTTCATCATCTTCTACCAACACCATGTCATAAGCACTCAGGGGCTCCACAGAAGATGATGCAAGTCACTCCTTCGAAACAATGAATCCATTTCTTCCTCTCTGACCTCTGGCCACCCACATCAAACATCCTGCAGCCCAGTGAAAAACCATGAAACGGTTTATTCAAAATCCTGGTTCTTTTTACTCTAGTTACACAAGAACCTGAATCTCTCACATGGACAGTGACAAGTTTTAGGTCTTCTTGGGTTTCTTTACACTAGCAATTTTTGTGGATATCAGTTTTAACATATAGAGTATGCATAACAGTTGATTCAATAACATTAGCCATGTAAGACACACCTGAAGTGGAGCTCTTTGCAGGAGAACTGTTCCTCAATGATACCAGTAGTCTTGACTCGAGATCTCAGCACATCCTGCTCAGTGGGGAGGTAGTCAGGTTTGCAGATTCTGTCCATTTCGCTCAAGTAGCTGTTGGAGATAAGCCATACATTTACAGGACACACCTTAACTGTCCATTTGCGAAAGTCCTGAAAATCTCCAAAGCATAACAACTCTGTACTGTAGGGGGGTCAGTTTAGGCTCAAGCTTAATTAAACATACCTGATCCAGAAAATCAAGCCCTTCAGGATTATTTGTAAACTAAAGGCATGTTTGTTGAAGCAGGGTTTGAACTAAACTCTTCAGGACTGCGACCCTCCAGAAGTTCTAAGCCCTGGTGTACTGCATTCCCATAACACAAAGGGAATTATGCCCAATGTAACCACATCCTCAGGTGCCAATGAACTGTAGGTTTTGCTGTCCCTGTTGAGTGTTGTACTCACTATCCAGCAGAGTCGTTCAGCTGGTACTCAGCAGCTCTGTCAAATGAGGCCTGCACACCAGAATCCTTCCATAGCCTCTTGATGACGTCTGCCAGCTCTGGAGGCATGGAGCCCTCCTCAATGGAGTCAGACAGGTTCTGGAGCTTCTGACCATCCTCCTGCATGAGACAAAGAAATGGGGCACTGTTAGCCATCATGCAGTGAGTTATTATTTCTTTCTATTATTTAATTAGTCATGCTAAAAAAAGGAAGTAGCAACATATCTTTTCTTCCTAACTGTGACATAAATCCAAGTGTAATGGATTAtcgaaaatgtttaaaaaagtagAACCAAAGACTTGGTTCTATGCATCAGTTGTTGAATTGATTTTAAGATGTAGAGTTTGCAGGGGCAGGGTTTAAGCGATCTACAGTAAATGATTGAAGAAATCTGGTATCAGCAGAAAAAAAGTCTGTCGATTTCGATTAGCCACTAATATACAGTACACCCTTTAAAGGTAAGGAAGGGTGcaaacttttgtacctttttttctagAGAGTGTAGATTGTGAACAGTTCATCCAtgcataatgtttaatttttaaaaatgtaaaaaaaaaaaggaaaggaaagggtgaattttattttcatgtcaaaaTTGTGCAtgttgtgtgtttcattgtgtgcGTTTTGTTGGCATGTGAATGTCTAGGCACTAatcattggtcttttt
Proteins encoded:
- the LOC113106826 gene encoding lysine-specific demethylase 5B-B-like is translated as MTQRGPSEFTPPPECPVFEPSWEEFADPFAFINKIRPIAEKTGICKVRPPPDWQPPFACDVDRLHFTPRIQRLNELEAQTRVKLNFLDQIAKFWELQGCTLKIPHVERKILDLYQLNKLVAE